In one Saimiri boliviensis isolate mSaiBol1 chromosome 3, mSaiBol1.pri, whole genome shotgun sequence genomic region, the following are encoded:
- the EPGN gene encoding epigen isoform X2 — protein sequence MKYKCNKDSESSIKTFHPSVWKDKRKKVKQLQEMALGVPISVYLLFNAMTALTEEAAVTVTPPITAQQADNIEGPIVLKLSHACLKDHNSYCINGACAFHHELEKAICRCFTGYTGERCEHLTLTSYAMDSYEKYIAIGIGVGLLLSGFLAVFYCYIRKRCLKLKSPYNVCSGGRQPL from the exons ATGAAATATAAATGCAACAAAGACTCAGAGAGCTCAATAAAAACCTTCCACCCGTCAGTCTGGAAggataagagaaagaaagttaAGCAACTACAGGAAATGGCTTTGGGAGTCCCAATATCAGTCTATCTTTTGTTCAATG CAATGACAGCACTGACTGAAGAGGCAGCCGTGACTGTAACACCTCCAATCACAGCCCAGCAAG CTGACAACATAGAAGGACCCATAGTTTTGAAGCTCTCACATGCTTGCCTGAAAGATCATAACAGCTACTGCATCAACGGTGCTTGTGCATTCCACCATGAGCTAGAGAAAGCTATCTGCAG gtgTTTTACTGGTTATACTGGAGAAAGGTGTGAGCACTTGACTTTAACTTCATATGCTATGGATTCTTATGAAAAATACATTGCAATTGGGATTGGCGTTGGATTACTATTAAGtggttttcttgctgttttttacTGCTATATAAGAAAGAG GTGTCTAAAATTGAAATCGCCCTACAATGTCTGTTCTGGAGGGAGACAACCACTGTGA
- the EPGN gene encoding epigen isoform X1, whose amino-acid sequence MKYKCNKDSESSIKTFHPSVWKDKRKKVKQLQEMALGVPISVYLLFNAMTALTEEAAVTVTPPITAQQGNWTVNKTEADNIEGPIVLKLSHACLKDHNSYCINGACAFHHELEKAICRCFTGYTGERCEHLTLTSYAMDSYEKYIAIGIGVGLLLSGFLAVFYCYIRKRCLKLKSPYNVCSGGRQPL is encoded by the exons ATGAAATATAAATGCAACAAAGACTCAGAGAGCTCAATAAAAACCTTCCACCCGTCAGTCTGGAAggataagagaaagaaagttaAGCAACTACAGGAAATGGCTTTGGGAGTCCCAATATCAGTCTATCTTTTGTTCAATG CAATGACAGCACTGACTGAAGAGGCAGCCGTGACTGTAACACCTCCAATCACAGCCCAGCAAGGTAACTGGACAGTTAACAAAACAGAAg CTGACAACATAGAAGGACCCATAGTTTTGAAGCTCTCACATGCTTGCCTGAAAGATCATAACAGCTACTGCATCAACGGTGCTTGTGCATTCCACCATGAGCTAGAGAAAGCTATCTGCAG gtgTTTTACTGGTTATACTGGAGAAAGGTGTGAGCACTTGACTTTAACTTCATATGCTATGGATTCTTATGAAAAATACATTGCAATTGGGATTGGCGTTGGATTACTATTAAGtggttttcttgctgttttttacTGCTATATAAGAAAGAG GTGTCTAAAATTGAAATCGCCCTACAATGTCTGTTCTGGAGGGAGACAACCACTGTGA